One stretch of Cohnella algarum DNA includes these proteins:
- a CDS encoding ANL family adenylate-forming protein, with amino-acid sequence MYRSFLFDRFGEFGSRTAFVWRGTAYSYDWLANAVALLSEQLRLEGIERRVVSLEESYTPHAVAALFALFARGNIVLPLDPQLVEAKKLEYLAIGEAEARVRSDEGGIVARPHREGGISHPLLASLLMEGAPGLVIFSSGSTGKSKAAVHHADRLLGKFRKTGRPRRTIPFMMFDHIGGMNTLLQTLASGGSLCILEDRSPAEVCRVIERYRVEALPVSPTFMNLLLISGAYREFDLSSLEVVSYGSEVMPESTLAAWNAVFPNVRTVQAYGMSELGILRTKSKGGDSLLFSIESDSAQYRIVDGMLEVKTETAMLGYLNAPDPFTEDGWLRTGDEAIAEGGFIRILGRRSEIINIGGEKVYPAEVESVLQQLDFIEEAAVSAEPNAITGQMVTATVKLREELPLKEARRRIWAYCSDKLPPFKIPQKIVVTTESLVGSRMKKRRTPQQANRD; translated from the coding sequence ATGTATCGAAGCTTTCTGTTTGACCGCTTCGGGGAGTTCGGCTCGCGGACGGCATTCGTATGGCGCGGGACGGCGTATTCGTACGACTGGCTGGCGAACGCCGTCGCGCTCCTGTCGGAGCAGCTGCGCCTCGAAGGCATCGAACGGCGCGTCGTTTCGCTGGAGGAATCGTATACCCCGCACGCGGTCGCCGCGCTGTTTGCCTTGTTCGCAAGGGGAAACATCGTGCTGCCGCTCGATCCCCAGCTGGTCGAGGCCAAAAAGCTCGAATATTTGGCGATCGGCGAGGCCGAAGCGCGAGTTCGTTCGGACGAGGGGGGAATCGTCGCACGCCCGCACCGGGAAGGCGGCATTTCCCATCCGCTGCTCGCGTCGCTGCTGATGGAGGGCGCGCCGGGCCTGGTCATTTTCTCCTCCGGATCGACGGGGAAAAGCAAGGCCGCCGTTCACCACGCCGACCGGCTGCTCGGCAAGTTCCGCAAAACCGGGCGCCCGCGGCGGACCATTCCGTTTATGATGTTCGACCATATCGGCGGCATGAACACGCTGCTGCAGACGCTGGCGAGCGGAGGCAGCCTGTGCATATTGGAGGACCGCTCCCCCGCCGAGGTTTGCAGGGTGATCGAGCGTTACCGGGTCGAAGCGCTGCCGGTATCCCCGACGTTCATGAATTTGCTGCTCATTAGCGGAGCTTACCGGGAATTCGATTTATCGAGCCTGGAGGTCGTTTCCTACGGCTCGGAAGTGATGCCGGAGAGCACCCTGGCCGCCTGGAACGCCGTTTTTCCGAATGTGCGCACGGTTCAGGCGTACGGCATGTCCGAGCTCGGCATCCTGCGGACGAAGTCCAAAGGCGGGGACTCGCTCCTTTTTTCCATCGAATCGGACAGCGCGCAGTACCGGATTGTCGACGGCATGCTGGAAGTGAAGACGGAGACGGCCATGCTCGGGTATTTGAACGCGCCGGATCCGTTCACGGAGGACGGCTGGCTGCGCACGGGCGACGAGGCGATTGCGGAGGGCGGCTTTATCCGCATCCTCGGGCGCCGCTCGGAAATCATCAACATCGGCGGGGAGAAGGTGTACCCGGCCGAGGTGGAAAGCGTGCTGCAGCAGCTCGATTTCATCGAGGAGGCCGCGGTAAGCGCGGAGCCGAACGCCATTACCGGGCAGATGGTGACGGCGACCGTCAAGCTGCGGGAGGAACTGCCCCTTAAAGAGGCGCGCCGGCGGATTTGGGCGTATTGCTCGGATAAGTTGCCCCCTTTTAAAATTCCGCAAAAAATCGTCGTGACGACCGAATCGCTTGTCGGCAGCCGCATGAAAAAGAGGAGAACCCCGCAGCAAGCGAACAGGGATTGA
- the tnpA gene encoding IS66 family insertion sequence element accessory protein TnpA has translation MAREDVQKKWEERIAAFRSSGEKAARWCKANQVDRRGLYTWMKRLSGSSPAAVKSATFVKAHITPEPEATPSACLRIRIGAAVIEVDAGFNPALLRDVVQALEVIC, from the coding sequence ATGGCCAGAGAAGACGTACAGAAGAAATGGGAAGAACGAATTGCCGCTTTCCGTTCCAGTGGAGAAAAAGCAGCAAGATGGTGCAAAGCCAATCAGGTGGATCGTCGCGGGCTCTATACATGGATGAAGAGACTAAGCGGTTCATCCCCTGCTGCTGTCAAGTCAGCCACCTTCGTCAAAGCTCATATTACTCCCGAGCCGGAAGCCACACCTTCGGCTTGCCTTCGCATCCGAATCGGCGCAGCCGTCATCGAGGTTGACGCCGGGTTCAATCCCGCTTTGCTCCGCGACGTGGTGCAGGCTTTGGAGGTCATATGCTGA
- a CDS encoding phytanoyl-CoA dioxygenase family protein: MQTTVERYAQELEQFHRDGYVVFKNALNAEQVAAVKEGIRQAFEGKGPEVMLQGPMFERGEIFESLVDYPGVSEFIEEVIGPDCQLSSMNGMRTIRENAVSKWHVDEALFLPLPDGVELDPRIQLPVYLCNALYYLDDITEDLGPTQIVPGSHRAGKHLAFADEIGMYKGRGPESVLVNAGDCLVFNSQLWHRGAPNRTDRPRYVQQIIYRKKFLVPRMSHDDNAGYRVPQDILDRANPRRKRLLGYNERIF; the protein is encoded by the coding sequence ATGCAAACGACGGTAGAACGATACGCGCAGGAACTGGAGCAATTCCACCGGGACGGATACGTCGTATTCAAAAACGCGTTGAACGCCGAGCAGGTCGCCGCCGTCAAAGAAGGCATTCGGCAGGCGTTCGAAGGCAAGGGGCCGGAAGTCATGCTTCAGGGGCCGATGTTCGAAAGGGGCGAAATTTTCGAGTCGCTCGTCGACTACCCCGGCGTTTCCGAGTTCATCGAGGAAGTGATCGGCCCGGACTGCCAGCTCAGCAGCATGAACGGGATGCGGACGATCCGGGAAAACGCGGTCAGCAAATGGCACGTCGACGAAGCGCTGTTCCTGCCGCTCCCGGACGGCGTCGAGCTGGATCCGCGCATTCAGCTGCCGGTTTACTTGTGCAACGCCCTCTATTACCTGGACGACATTACGGAAGATCTCGGCCCGACGCAGATCGTTCCCGGCTCGCACCGGGCGGGCAAGCACCTGGCCTTCGCCGACGAGATCGGCATGTACAAGGGACGCGGTCCCGAATCGGTGCTCGTGAACGCCGGCGACTGCCTCGTGTTCAACAGCCAGCTCTGGCACCGCGGGGCGCCGAACAGGACCGACCGGCCGCGTTACGTGCAGCAGATCATCTATCGGAAAAAATTCCTCGTGCCGCGCATGAGCCACGACGACAACGCGGGCTATCGGGTGCCGCAGGACATTCTCGACCGCGCCAACCCGCGGCGGAAGCGGCTGCTGGGGTATAACGAGCGGATTTTTTGA
- a CDS encoding transposase, which produces MKARKSSAIQPQMFQFVDMDELVPKKHILRQLNEALDFSIVHDWVAPLYTERTGRPAADPERMVRLMLLSYLFNHSERELYQLLPMHAGYLWFCGLDFESVVRPDSSRPSLPDRTTLVKTRKLWRTHGVFEKLMKHVVDQCIAAGLVQPDVHVGVDGTQVRANASIHSLKEITLAPVESIEDYLARMARQDEETGGVAHDSDDDRQPPAPPAQKERLLEDEATHEDFHGKTFSNKTHRSVTDPDARLYKKSNGQEAHLRYLVHDVTDIKSGVILSTQASIASGTAERETSLRQLFAIRFAHPQIRIRTLSADKAYGTTDYLQALFEQGIVPLVSLRNLTLEDVPAWKRQTNDPEKQRKRLAKIREIQIRNKAKRIQLMGSYRHLQKLRTRCEHVFAESKVAHGLGRARSRGLDCMQEQAVLTAIVQNLKRLCRFKKKRPQTGVLACPKPKSVMMEAVSDLLISALVGLFSSFFMPKRRLQLT; this is translated from the coding sequence ATGAAAGCCCGCAAGTCATCGGCTATCCAGCCTCAGATGTTCCAATTCGTGGATATGGATGAACTCGTGCCGAAAAAGCACATCCTGCGCCAACTGAACGAAGCGCTTGATTTTTCCATCGTTCATGATTGGGTGGCGCCTCTATATACGGAACGTACCGGCCGCCCGGCGGCTGACCCGGAGCGGATGGTTCGACTGATGCTGCTTTCGTATTTGTTCAACCATTCCGAACGGGAATTGTATCAACTGTTGCCCATGCATGCGGGCTATTTGTGGTTTTGCGGACTGGATTTCGAATCCGTCGTGCGCCCGGACTCATCGCGGCCGTCCCTGCCGGATCGGACGACCTTGGTGAAGACCCGGAAATTGTGGCGAACGCACGGTGTTTTTGAGAAGCTGATGAAACATGTCGTCGATCAGTGCATCGCCGCGGGACTGGTCCAACCCGATGTGCATGTCGGCGTCGACGGCACCCAGGTACGGGCCAACGCATCCATTCACAGCTTGAAAGAAATCACCCTGGCCCCGGTGGAGTCGATTGAAGACTATTTGGCTCGCATGGCCCGGCAAGATGAAGAGACCGGTGGTGTCGCCCATGATTCCGATGATGACCGACAGCCGCCCGCACCGCCCGCGCAAAAAGAGCGGCTGCTGGAAGACGAAGCGACGCATGAAGATTTTCATGGCAAAACGTTCTCGAACAAGACCCACCGCAGCGTAACGGATCCGGATGCCCGCTTGTACAAAAAGAGCAACGGTCAGGAAGCGCATTTGCGGTATTTGGTGCATGATGTGACGGATATCAAATCCGGCGTCATTCTGTCTACGCAAGCGAGCATCGCGTCCGGAACGGCTGAGCGTGAAACGAGCTTGCGGCAGCTCTTCGCGATCCGTTTTGCCCATCCGCAAATCCGGATTCGGACGCTTTCTGCCGATAAAGCCTACGGTACGACAGATTATCTGCAAGCGTTGTTCGAGCAAGGGATTGTTCCCCTGGTTTCGCTTCGCAACCTGACACTGGAAGATGTACCTGCTTGGAAACGTCAAACGAACGATCCGGAGAAACAACGCAAACGGCTGGCCAAAATCCGGGAAATCCAAATTCGAAACAAAGCCAAACGAATTCAGCTTATGGGTTCTTACCGTCATCTGCAAAAGTTGCGGACGCGGTGCGAGCATGTGTTTGCCGAAAGCAAAGTCGCGCATGGCCTGGGCCGCGCACGGAGCCGTGGATTGGACTGCATGCAAGAGCAGGCGGTGCTCACGGCCATCGTTCAAAATCTGAAAAGACTGTGCCGGTTTAAGAAAAAGCGACCACAAACCGGTGTTTTGGCATGTCCAAAACCGAAATCCGTGATGATGGAGGCAGTGTCGGACCTGCTCATTTCGGCGCTGGTTGGGTTGTTTTCCTCTTTTTTTATGCCGAAGAGACGGTTACAACTGACCTAA
- a CDS encoding RNA polymerase alpha subunit C-terminal domain-containing protein, giving the protein MAASSKALRTCEKGHEYYKSSDCPTCPICEQERKPESGFLSLLSSPARRALEHEGIISVQQLANYSEKEILKLHGMGPASLPKLRDALGEHGLSFKTIGRP; this is encoded by the coding sequence ATGGCAGCTTCGAGTAAAGCATTAAGAACTTGCGAAAAAGGACACGAATACTATAAAAGCAGCGACTGCCCCACTTGCCCCATCTGCGAGCAAGAACGCAAACCCGAGTCCGGATTTCTTTCCCTTCTTTCCTCCCCAGCAAGACGGGCTTTGGAGCATGAGGGAATCATTTCGGTCCAACAACTTGCGAATTACAGCGAGAAAGAGATTTTGAAACTTCACGGCATGGGACCAGCATCTTTACCCAAGCTTCGGGACGCTCTAGGCGAACACGGGTTATCTTTCAAAACCATTGGCAGACCATGA